The following coding sequences are from one Augochlora pura isolate Apur16 chromosome 6, APUR_v2.2.1, whole genome shotgun sequence window:
- the LOC144470804 gene encoding dual 3',5'-cyclic-AMP and -GMP phosphodiesterase 11 isoform X1 yields the protein MQLKKAMLKIFDQLGLHLRSIEEPRMTAETAAPCVQGVQGVQSVMAGQGTLQQVQDGKSSGGFYSSTSAMYDPEYARMESWLDEHPDFVNDYFLRKVTRQTVDMWLVSHATPTSSSSSCVELSSPIHAGGTSSSGRGGSGGSGATTPVRKISAHEFERGGLLKPIVNTIDGTPTFLSVTPGDSGQPGSQPVGSGNSNRPQRRSRHELRHLDEKDLIFELVKDICNELDVRSLCHKILQNVSTLLHADRGSLFLVQGERGGGCMPSSQNHESSTAVSPSGGVGHGKTGNGNAEQRETGYSRSRCLVSKLFDVCSRSTLLEMEKKDEIKIPWGTGIVGYVAESGDPVNIPDAYKDSRFNREIDALTGYRTRALLCMPIKDCNGDVIGVAQVINKLGGEGQFTAQDEKIFAGYLQFCGIGLRNAQLYEKSQLEVKRNQVLLDLARMIFEEQSTIEHMVLRILTHTQSLIQCQRVQVLLVHKASKGSFSRVFDFEANDLAGEDSDSRTSPFESRFPINVGITGYVATTGETVNIPNAYDDPRFDPSVDDGTGFRHRTILCMPIKNSSGQIIGVIQLINKFDDLAFTKNDENFVEAFAIFCGMGIHNTHMYEKAVIAMAKQSVTLEVLSYHASASLEDAQRLRGLRVPSAAHFQLHDFKFDDIFMEDDDTLAACLRMFLDLDFVERFHIDYDVLCRWLLSVKKNYRNVTYHNWRHAFNVAQMMFAILTATQWWKIFGEIECLALIIACLCHDLDHRGTNNSFQIKASSPLAQLYSTSTMEHHHFDQCLMILSSQGNQILSNLSPEEYSRVVKVLEEAILSTDLAVYFRKRGAFLSLARGGGYNWAYSDHRELLRGMLMTVCDLAAITKPWEVEKRVAELVSSEFFEQGDIERRTLNITPIDIMNREKEDQLPMMQVGFIDSICLPIYEAFALLSDKLEPLVDGVRKNKQHWLEIAESGCKTDNCTNHDRMSSISDNEETSDQADQ from the exons TAGGCCTGCACTTGCGGAGCATCGAAGAGCCGAGGATGACGGCGGAGACGGCAGCACCTTGCGTACAAGGGGTGCAAGGGGTGCAGAGCGTTATGGCGGGTCAGGGCACACTGCAACAGGTGCAAGATGGAAAATCCAGCGGCGGTTTTTATTCCTCGACTTCGGCCATGTACGATCCGGAATACGCCCGCATGGAGTCCTGGCTCGACGAACATCCAGATTTCGTCAACGATTACTTTCTCAG GAAAGTCACGAGGCAAACCGTGGACATGTGGCTGGTGTCTCACGCGACGCCGACGTCCTCGTCGAGCAGTTGCGTCGAGTTGTCGAGCCCGATCCATGCGGGCGGCACGTCGTCTTCCGGTCGGGGTGGTTCCGGCGGCTCCGGTGCCACGACCCCTGTCCGGAAGATCTCGGCGCACGAGTTCGAGCGCGGCGGCCTGCTGAAGCCGATCGTCAACACGATCGACGGGACGCCAACCTTCTTGAGCGTCACGCCCGGGGACTCCGGCCAGCCAGGAAGTCAGCCGGTCGGCTCCGGAAACTCGAACAGGCCGCAGAGGCGATCCAGACACGAGCTGAGGCACCTTGACGAGAAGGATCTCATCTTCGAATTG GTCAAGGACATCTGCAACGAGCTGGACGTGAGGTCCTTGTGCCACAAGATCCTGCAGAACGTGAGCACCCTGTTACACGCGGACCGGGGCTCCCTGTTCTTGGTTCAGGGCGAGAGAGGCGGCGGCTGCATGCCCTCCTCGCAGAATCACGAGTCCTCGACGGCGGTGAGCCCGTCCGGAGGCGTCGGCCACGGGAAGACGGGCAACGGGAACGCGGAGCAACGCGAAACAGGATACTCGAGGAGCAGATGCCTGGTCTCGAAGCTGTTCGACGTCTGCTCGAGATCGACCCTGCTCGAGATGGAGAAGAAGGACGAGATCAAAATTCCCTGGGGCACCGGGATCGTCGGCTACGTCGCCGAAAGCGGAGATCCTGTTAACATACCGGACGCTTACAAG GACTCGAGGTTCAACCGAGAAATCGATGCGTTAACTGGATACAGGACCAGGGCCCTTTTGTGCATGCCGATAAAGGACTGCAACGGGGACGTCATCGGGGTTGCACAAGTGATTAACAAGCTCGGTGGCGAAGGACAGTTCACCGCACAGGACGAGAAGATTTTCGCTggttatttacaattttgcgGGATCGGGCTGAGGAATGCGCAACTGTATGAAAAAAGTCAATTAGAAGTCAAAAGAAACCAG GTGCTTCTGGATTTAGCTAGGATGATATTCGAAGAGCAGAGTACGATAGAGCATATGGTACTGAGGATCCTAACGCACACGCAATCCCTGATCCAGTGCCAGCGAGTGCAG GTTCTGTTGGTGCACAAGGCGTCGAAGGGCAGTTTCTCCCGAGTGTTCGACTTCGAGGCGAACGACCTGGCCGGCGAGGATTCAGATTCTCGCACTAG TCCGTTCGAGAGCCGATTCCCTATAAACGTCGGCATCACCGGCTACGTTGCCACGACCGGCGAG ACGGTGAACATACCGAACGCCTACGATGATCCAAGATTCGACCCCTCGGTGGACGATGGTACCGGTTTCAGACATCGCACCATTCTCTGCATGCCCATCAAGAACTCGTCGGGTCAGATCATTGGCGTCATTCAACTGATCAACAAGTTCGATGACCTCGCATTCACGAAGAACGACGAGAATTTCGTCGAGGCGTTCGCCATTTTCTGCGGCATGGGCATTCACAATACGCACAT GTACGAAAAGGCTGTGATAGCAATGGCCAAACAAAGCGTTACATTAGAAGTGCTGAGTTACCACGCTTCTGCGTCGTTGGAAGATGCGCAAAGATTAAGG GGCTTGCGAGTGCCATCAGCGGCGCATTTCCAGCTGCACGATTTCAAATTCGACGACATTTTCATGGAGGACGACGACACACTCGCCGCCTGTCTCCGAATGTTCCTGGACCTTGACTTCGTGGAACGTTTTCACATCGATTACGACGTTCTCTGCCGCTGGCTTCTAAGCGTGAAGAAGAATTATCGGAACGTCACGTACCATAATTGGCGTCACGCGTTCAACGTCGCTCAAATGATGTTCGCGATACTAACT GCTACGCAGTGGTGGAAGATCTTCGGGGAGATCGAGTGTCTCGCGCTGATCATCGCTTGCTTGTGCCATGATCTGGACCATCGGGGCACGAACAACTCCTTCCAAATCAA AGCGTCGTCGCCGTTGGCGCAGCTGTACTCGACGTCGACGATGGAGCACCATCATTTCGATCAGTGCCTGATGATCCTGAGCAGCCAGGGGAACCAAATTCTGTCGAACCTGTCCCCGGAGGAATACTCCCGGGTGGTTAAAGTTCTCGAAGAAGCAATCCTCTCCACCGACTTAGCGGTCTACTTCCGTAAGAGAGGAGCTTTCCTCAGCTTAGCACGGGGCGGCGGCTACAATTGGGCTTACAGCGACCACCGGGAACTGCTAAGAGGAATGTTAATGACAGTCTGTGATCTAGCGGCTATAACGAAACCGTGGGAGGTCGAGAAGAGGGTGGCGGAATTGGTTAGCAGCGAGTTCTTCGAGCAGGGGGACATCGAAAGGAGGACGCTAAACATTACCCCGATT GACATTATGAACAGAGAGAAGGAGGATCAGCTGCCGATGATGCAAGTCGGATTCATCGATTCGATCTGTCTTCCTATCTACGAG GCATTCGCTTTACTGTCGGACAAGCTCGAGCCACTGGTGGACGGCGTCCGTAAAAACAAGCAACACTGGCTCGAGATCGCGGAGTCCGGATGCAAGACGGACAATTGCACGAACCACGACAGGATGTCCTCGATATCCGACAACGAGGAGACCAGTGACCAGGCGGACCAATAG
- the LOC144470804 gene encoding dual 3',5'-cyclic-AMP and -GMP phosphodiesterase 11 isoform X3 — protein MTAETAAPCVQGVQGVQSVMAGQGTLQQVQDGKSSGGFYSSTSAMYDPEYARMESWLDEHPDFVNDYFLRKVTRQTVDMWLVSHATPTSSSSSCVELSSPIHAGGTSSSGRGGSGGSGATTPVRKISAHEFERGGLLKPIVNTIDGTPTFLSVTPGDSGQPGSQPVGSGNSNRPQRRSRHELRHLDEKDLIFELVKDICNELDVRSLCHKILQNVSTLLHADRGSLFLVQGERGGGCMPSSQNHESSTAVSPSGGVGHGKTGNGNAEQRETGYSRSRCLVSKLFDVCSRSTLLEMEKKDEIKIPWGTGIVGYVAESGDPVNIPDAYKDSRFNREIDALTGYRTRALLCMPIKDCNGDVIGVAQVINKLGGEGQFTAQDEKIFAGYLQFCGIGLRNAQLYEKSQLEVKRNQVLLDLARMIFEEQSTIEHMVLRILTHTQSLIQCQRVQVLLVHKASKGSFSRVFDFEANDLAGEDSDSRTSPFESRFPINVGITGYVATTGETVNIPNAYDDPRFDPSVDDGTGFRHRTILCMPIKNSSGQIIGVIQLINKFDDLAFTKNDENFVEAFAIFCGMGIHNTHMYEKAVIAMAKQSVTLEVLSYHASASLEDAQRLRGLRVPSAAHFQLHDFKFDDIFMEDDDTLAACLRMFLDLDFVERFHIDYDVLCRWLLSVKKNYRNVTYHNWRHAFNVAQMMFAILTATQWWKIFGEIECLALIIACLCHDLDHRGTNNSFQIKASSPLAQLYSTSTMEHHHFDQCLMILSSQGNQILSNLSPEEYSRVVKVLEEAILSTDLAVYFRKRGAFLSLARGGGYNWAYSDHRELLRGMLMTVCDLAAITKPWEVEKRVAELVSSEFFEQGDIERRTLNITPIDIMNREKEDQLPMMQVGFIDSICLPIYEAFALLSDKLEPLVDGVRKNKQHWLEIAESGCKTDNCTNHDRMSSISDNEETSDQADQ, from the exons ATGACGGCGGAGACGGCAGCACCTTGCGTACAAGGGGTGCAAGGGGTGCAGAGCGTTATGGCGGGTCAGGGCACACTGCAACAGGTGCAAGATGGAAAATCCAGCGGCGGTTTTTATTCCTCGACTTCGGCCATGTACGATCCGGAATACGCCCGCATGGAGTCCTGGCTCGACGAACATCCAGATTTCGTCAACGATTACTTTCTCAG GAAAGTCACGAGGCAAACCGTGGACATGTGGCTGGTGTCTCACGCGACGCCGACGTCCTCGTCGAGCAGTTGCGTCGAGTTGTCGAGCCCGATCCATGCGGGCGGCACGTCGTCTTCCGGTCGGGGTGGTTCCGGCGGCTCCGGTGCCACGACCCCTGTCCGGAAGATCTCGGCGCACGAGTTCGAGCGCGGCGGCCTGCTGAAGCCGATCGTCAACACGATCGACGGGACGCCAACCTTCTTGAGCGTCACGCCCGGGGACTCCGGCCAGCCAGGAAGTCAGCCGGTCGGCTCCGGAAACTCGAACAGGCCGCAGAGGCGATCCAGACACGAGCTGAGGCACCTTGACGAGAAGGATCTCATCTTCGAATTG GTCAAGGACATCTGCAACGAGCTGGACGTGAGGTCCTTGTGCCACAAGATCCTGCAGAACGTGAGCACCCTGTTACACGCGGACCGGGGCTCCCTGTTCTTGGTTCAGGGCGAGAGAGGCGGCGGCTGCATGCCCTCCTCGCAGAATCACGAGTCCTCGACGGCGGTGAGCCCGTCCGGAGGCGTCGGCCACGGGAAGACGGGCAACGGGAACGCGGAGCAACGCGAAACAGGATACTCGAGGAGCAGATGCCTGGTCTCGAAGCTGTTCGACGTCTGCTCGAGATCGACCCTGCTCGAGATGGAGAAGAAGGACGAGATCAAAATTCCCTGGGGCACCGGGATCGTCGGCTACGTCGCCGAAAGCGGAGATCCTGTTAACATACCGGACGCTTACAAG GACTCGAGGTTCAACCGAGAAATCGATGCGTTAACTGGATACAGGACCAGGGCCCTTTTGTGCATGCCGATAAAGGACTGCAACGGGGACGTCATCGGGGTTGCACAAGTGATTAACAAGCTCGGTGGCGAAGGACAGTTCACCGCACAGGACGAGAAGATTTTCGCTggttatttacaattttgcgGGATCGGGCTGAGGAATGCGCAACTGTATGAAAAAAGTCAATTAGAAGTCAAAAGAAACCAG GTGCTTCTGGATTTAGCTAGGATGATATTCGAAGAGCAGAGTACGATAGAGCATATGGTACTGAGGATCCTAACGCACACGCAATCCCTGATCCAGTGCCAGCGAGTGCAG GTTCTGTTGGTGCACAAGGCGTCGAAGGGCAGTTTCTCCCGAGTGTTCGACTTCGAGGCGAACGACCTGGCCGGCGAGGATTCAGATTCTCGCACTAG TCCGTTCGAGAGCCGATTCCCTATAAACGTCGGCATCACCGGCTACGTTGCCACGACCGGCGAG ACGGTGAACATACCGAACGCCTACGATGATCCAAGATTCGACCCCTCGGTGGACGATGGTACCGGTTTCAGACATCGCACCATTCTCTGCATGCCCATCAAGAACTCGTCGGGTCAGATCATTGGCGTCATTCAACTGATCAACAAGTTCGATGACCTCGCATTCACGAAGAACGACGAGAATTTCGTCGAGGCGTTCGCCATTTTCTGCGGCATGGGCATTCACAATACGCACAT GTACGAAAAGGCTGTGATAGCAATGGCCAAACAAAGCGTTACATTAGAAGTGCTGAGTTACCACGCTTCTGCGTCGTTGGAAGATGCGCAAAGATTAAGG GGCTTGCGAGTGCCATCAGCGGCGCATTTCCAGCTGCACGATTTCAAATTCGACGACATTTTCATGGAGGACGACGACACACTCGCCGCCTGTCTCCGAATGTTCCTGGACCTTGACTTCGTGGAACGTTTTCACATCGATTACGACGTTCTCTGCCGCTGGCTTCTAAGCGTGAAGAAGAATTATCGGAACGTCACGTACCATAATTGGCGTCACGCGTTCAACGTCGCTCAAATGATGTTCGCGATACTAACT GCTACGCAGTGGTGGAAGATCTTCGGGGAGATCGAGTGTCTCGCGCTGATCATCGCTTGCTTGTGCCATGATCTGGACCATCGGGGCACGAACAACTCCTTCCAAATCAA AGCGTCGTCGCCGTTGGCGCAGCTGTACTCGACGTCGACGATGGAGCACCATCATTTCGATCAGTGCCTGATGATCCTGAGCAGCCAGGGGAACCAAATTCTGTCGAACCTGTCCCCGGAGGAATACTCCCGGGTGGTTAAAGTTCTCGAAGAAGCAATCCTCTCCACCGACTTAGCGGTCTACTTCCGTAAGAGAGGAGCTTTCCTCAGCTTAGCACGGGGCGGCGGCTACAATTGGGCTTACAGCGACCACCGGGAACTGCTAAGAGGAATGTTAATGACAGTCTGTGATCTAGCGGCTATAACGAAACCGTGGGAGGTCGAGAAGAGGGTGGCGGAATTGGTTAGCAGCGAGTTCTTCGAGCAGGGGGACATCGAAAGGAGGACGCTAAACATTACCCCGATT GACATTATGAACAGAGAGAAGGAGGATCAGCTGCCGATGATGCAAGTCGGATTCATCGATTCGATCTGTCTTCCTATCTACGAG GCATTCGCTTTACTGTCGGACAAGCTCGAGCCACTGGTGGACGGCGTCCGTAAAAACAAGCAACACTGGCTCGAGATCGCGGAGTCCGGATGCAAGACGGACAATTGCACGAACCACGACAGGATGTCCTCGATATCCGACAACGAGGAGACCAGTGACCAGGCGGACCAATAG
- the LOC144470804 gene encoding dual 3',5'-cyclic-AMP and -GMP phosphodiesterase 11 isoform X2 — protein MQLKKAMLKIFDQCLHLRSIEEPRMTAETAAPCVQGVQGVQSVMAGQGTLQQVQDGKSSGGFYSSTSAMYDPEYARMESWLDEHPDFVNDYFLRKVTRQTVDMWLVSHATPTSSSSSCVELSSPIHAGGTSSSGRGGSGGSGATTPVRKISAHEFERGGLLKPIVNTIDGTPTFLSVTPGDSGQPGSQPVGSGNSNRPQRRSRHELRHLDEKDLIFELVKDICNELDVRSLCHKILQNVSTLLHADRGSLFLVQGERGGGCMPSSQNHESSTAVSPSGGVGHGKTGNGNAEQRETGYSRSRCLVSKLFDVCSRSTLLEMEKKDEIKIPWGTGIVGYVAESGDPVNIPDAYKDSRFNREIDALTGYRTRALLCMPIKDCNGDVIGVAQVINKLGGEGQFTAQDEKIFAGYLQFCGIGLRNAQLYEKSQLEVKRNQVLLDLARMIFEEQSTIEHMVLRILTHTQSLIQCQRVQVLLVHKASKGSFSRVFDFEANDLAGEDSDSRTSPFESRFPINVGITGYVATTGETVNIPNAYDDPRFDPSVDDGTGFRHRTILCMPIKNSSGQIIGVIQLINKFDDLAFTKNDENFVEAFAIFCGMGIHNTHMYEKAVIAMAKQSVTLEVLSYHASASLEDAQRLRGLRVPSAAHFQLHDFKFDDIFMEDDDTLAACLRMFLDLDFVERFHIDYDVLCRWLLSVKKNYRNVTYHNWRHAFNVAQMMFAILTATQWWKIFGEIECLALIIACLCHDLDHRGTNNSFQIKASSPLAQLYSTSTMEHHHFDQCLMILSSQGNQILSNLSPEEYSRVVKVLEEAILSTDLAVYFRKRGAFLSLARGGGYNWAYSDHRELLRGMLMTVCDLAAITKPWEVEKRVAELVSSEFFEQGDIERRTLNITPIDIMNREKEDQLPMMQVGFIDSICLPIYEAFALLSDKLEPLVDGVRKNKQHWLEIAESGCKTDNCTNHDRMSSISDNEETSDQADQ, from the exons GCCTGCACTTGCGGAGCATCGAAGAGCCGAGGATGACGGCGGAGACGGCAGCACCTTGCGTACAAGGGGTGCAAGGGGTGCAGAGCGTTATGGCGGGTCAGGGCACACTGCAACAGGTGCAAGATGGAAAATCCAGCGGCGGTTTTTATTCCTCGACTTCGGCCATGTACGATCCGGAATACGCCCGCATGGAGTCCTGGCTCGACGAACATCCAGATTTCGTCAACGATTACTTTCTCAG GAAAGTCACGAGGCAAACCGTGGACATGTGGCTGGTGTCTCACGCGACGCCGACGTCCTCGTCGAGCAGTTGCGTCGAGTTGTCGAGCCCGATCCATGCGGGCGGCACGTCGTCTTCCGGTCGGGGTGGTTCCGGCGGCTCCGGTGCCACGACCCCTGTCCGGAAGATCTCGGCGCACGAGTTCGAGCGCGGCGGCCTGCTGAAGCCGATCGTCAACACGATCGACGGGACGCCAACCTTCTTGAGCGTCACGCCCGGGGACTCCGGCCAGCCAGGAAGTCAGCCGGTCGGCTCCGGAAACTCGAACAGGCCGCAGAGGCGATCCAGACACGAGCTGAGGCACCTTGACGAGAAGGATCTCATCTTCGAATTG GTCAAGGACATCTGCAACGAGCTGGACGTGAGGTCCTTGTGCCACAAGATCCTGCAGAACGTGAGCACCCTGTTACACGCGGACCGGGGCTCCCTGTTCTTGGTTCAGGGCGAGAGAGGCGGCGGCTGCATGCCCTCCTCGCAGAATCACGAGTCCTCGACGGCGGTGAGCCCGTCCGGAGGCGTCGGCCACGGGAAGACGGGCAACGGGAACGCGGAGCAACGCGAAACAGGATACTCGAGGAGCAGATGCCTGGTCTCGAAGCTGTTCGACGTCTGCTCGAGATCGACCCTGCTCGAGATGGAGAAGAAGGACGAGATCAAAATTCCCTGGGGCACCGGGATCGTCGGCTACGTCGCCGAAAGCGGAGATCCTGTTAACATACCGGACGCTTACAAG GACTCGAGGTTCAACCGAGAAATCGATGCGTTAACTGGATACAGGACCAGGGCCCTTTTGTGCATGCCGATAAAGGACTGCAACGGGGACGTCATCGGGGTTGCACAAGTGATTAACAAGCTCGGTGGCGAAGGACAGTTCACCGCACAGGACGAGAAGATTTTCGCTggttatttacaattttgcgGGATCGGGCTGAGGAATGCGCAACTGTATGAAAAAAGTCAATTAGAAGTCAAAAGAAACCAG GTGCTTCTGGATTTAGCTAGGATGATATTCGAAGAGCAGAGTACGATAGAGCATATGGTACTGAGGATCCTAACGCACACGCAATCCCTGATCCAGTGCCAGCGAGTGCAG GTTCTGTTGGTGCACAAGGCGTCGAAGGGCAGTTTCTCCCGAGTGTTCGACTTCGAGGCGAACGACCTGGCCGGCGAGGATTCAGATTCTCGCACTAG TCCGTTCGAGAGCCGATTCCCTATAAACGTCGGCATCACCGGCTACGTTGCCACGACCGGCGAG ACGGTGAACATACCGAACGCCTACGATGATCCAAGATTCGACCCCTCGGTGGACGATGGTACCGGTTTCAGACATCGCACCATTCTCTGCATGCCCATCAAGAACTCGTCGGGTCAGATCATTGGCGTCATTCAACTGATCAACAAGTTCGATGACCTCGCATTCACGAAGAACGACGAGAATTTCGTCGAGGCGTTCGCCATTTTCTGCGGCATGGGCATTCACAATACGCACAT GTACGAAAAGGCTGTGATAGCAATGGCCAAACAAAGCGTTACATTAGAAGTGCTGAGTTACCACGCTTCTGCGTCGTTGGAAGATGCGCAAAGATTAAGG GGCTTGCGAGTGCCATCAGCGGCGCATTTCCAGCTGCACGATTTCAAATTCGACGACATTTTCATGGAGGACGACGACACACTCGCCGCCTGTCTCCGAATGTTCCTGGACCTTGACTTCGTGGAACGTTTTCACATCGATTACGACGTTCTCTGCCGCTGGCTTCTAAGCGTGAAGAAGAATTATCGGAACGTCACGTACCATAATTGGCGTCACGCGTTCAACGTCGCTCAAATGATGTTCGCGATACTAACT GCTACGCAGTGGTGGAAGATCTTCGGGGAGATCGAGTGTCTCGCGCTGATCATCGCTTGCTTGTGCCATGATCTGGACCATCGGGGCACGAACAACTCCTTCCAAATCAA AGCGTCGTCGCCGTTGGCGCAGCTGTACTCGACGTCGACGATGGAGCACCATCATTTCGATCAGTGCCTGATGATCCTGAGCAGCCAGGGGAACCAAATTCTGTCGAACCTGTCCCCGGAGGAATACTCCCGGGTGGTTAAAGTTCTCGAAGAAGCAATCCTCTCCACCGACTTAGCGGTCTACTTCCGTAAGAGAGGAGCTTTCCTCAGCTTAGCACGGGGCGGCGGCTACAATTGGGCTTACAGCGACCACCGGGAACTGCTAAGAGGAATGTTAATGACAGTCTGTGATCTAGCGGCTATAACGAAACCGTGGGAGGTCGAGAAGAGGGTGGCGGAATTGGTTAGCAGCGAGTTCTTCGAGCAGGGGGACATCGAAAGGAGGACGCTAAACATTACCCCGATT GACATTATGAACAGAGAGAAGGAGGATCAGCTGCCGATGATGCAAGTCGGATTCATCGATTCGATCTGTCTTCCTATCTACGAG GCATTCGCTTTACTGTCGGACAAGCTCGAGCCACTGGTGGACGGCGTCCGTAAAAACAAGCAACACTGGCTCGAGATCGCGGAGTCCGGATGCAAGACGGACAATTGCACGAACCACGACAGGATGTCCTCGATATCCGACAACGAGGAGACCAGTGACCAGGCGGACCAATAG